In Vibrio sp. JC009, a single window of DNA contains:
- a CDS encoding Gfo/Idh/MocA family oxidoreductase has product MIKLAIIGSSWITEKFVDAAIASGEFELAGIYSRSISKAKNFLPSLQSKECAFFDDLTTLAQDTRIDAVYVASPNSHHCEQACLLMEQGKHVICEKPLASNAAQASKMFSVAKRNGVILFEAFKTEFLPNFIELKRNLPAVGRLRNVYLSYCQYSSRYQKYLNGENPNTFNPEFSNGSIMDIGYYCVSAAVSLFGKPESVLASAKLLNSGVDAHGSVILTYENFIVAIQHSKVSDGVIASEIQGEDGAIVAEHFSECDGFSIQKKGEAPNFISLEQEENSMIYEALEFAEQIKKGDMWEAPIQRSLAVAEVITEVRKQTGVVFPADS; this is encoded by the coding sequence ATGATTAAATTAGCCATAATCGGAAGCAGCTGGATTACAGAAAAGTTTGTTGATGCCGCGATAGCATCCGGTGAGTTTGAACTGGCGGGAATCTACTCACGCTCTATATCAAAGGCAAAAAACTTCCTGCCTTCACTGCAGAGCAAAGAGTGTGCGTTCTTTGACGACTTAACTACCCTGGCACAGGATACCCGTATAGACGCGGTATATGTTGCGTCCCCAAACAGCCACCACTGTGAGCAGGCTTGTCTGCTGATGGAACAGGGAAAACATGTAATCTGTGAAAAGCCTCTGGCGTCAAATGCCGCGCAGGCCAGCAAGATGTTTAGTGTGGCAAAGCGAAACGGCGTTATCCTGTTTGAGGCGTTTAAAACGGAATTTCTGCCAAACTTTATTGAGCTGAAAAGAAACCTGCCAGCGGTAGGCCGGCTAAGAAATGTTTACCTGAGCTACTGTCAGTACTCCTCCCGCTATCAGAAGTACCTCAATGGTGAAAATCCGAATACCTTTAATCCGGAATTTTCCAACGGCTCTATTATGGATATCGGCTATTACTGCGTATCAGCAGCGGTTTCGCTGTTCGGAAAACCGGAATCTGTGCTTGCCAGCGCCAAACTGCTGAACTCCGGTGTTGATGCCCACGGCAGCGTGATCCTGACCTACGAAAACTTTATTGTCGCCATTCAGCACTCTAAAGTTTCCGATGGTGTCATTGCCAGCGAAATTCAGGGCGAAGACGGCGCTATTGTGGCGGAACACTTCTCTGAATGTGACGGCTTCAGCATCCAGAAAAAAGGGGAAGCTCCAAACTTTATTTCGCTGGAGCAGGAAGAGAACTCTATGATCTACGAAGCTCTGGAGTTTGCAGAGCAAATCAAAAAAGGCGATATGTGGGAAGCACCCATTCAACGCTCACTGGCGGTTGCTGAAGTTATCACCGAAGTGCGCAAGCAGACAGGTGTGGTTTTTCCTGCTGATAGTTAA
- a CDS encoding peptidase U32 family protein: MDKSQFELLAPGGDAESIKAAIVAGADAVYCGLNRFNARNRATNLTLDELNEVVNIAHQHHCKIFVTLNIIIMESEIAALVRMLNTLLKTEIDGVIFQDLGLAYILKHYYPQLDIHASTQLNTHNEGQIQLLKQFGSSRVNLSRELNINEITRLAQFGHQHDVLMEVFVHGSYCIGFSGLCYVSSVRNGASGNRGRCSQPCRDEFQLTEAGVRHPLNMKDNSAFADLKQLADAGVYSLKVEGRIKGSHYVYTVVDNWRRQIDSLCEEDSLLEDTKELYTVYNRDFSDGYLQGEISKEMYIDNPRDNSVQHFVDLTGDDVSEVKQKLYDDKTAIIKTVENRLATLKVDESLTGAEFAQRKGVHETVILDALKAGEKKQVQPELSVLISSKEDIASALQSGADVFYQLPDGLDYYFAQMEELLRSNPQLTPWFSAVLIDKDYDAAVRLLSEIKPKQIVTNNLGIGWAAFELGIDWIAGPQLNIANSFALKALKEEFNCSGAFISNEINKRQMERLVTPEDFRLYHSIYHPIAVMTSRQCLFQQSIGCKKKKINRGCLPRCNKHTSIINLKDSAYIIDKQKGEYNCIYSQHHFMNTQVVEELPELFSDYLIDLRNIQTETSVKADKPEIIAIFRELITGNAEAGKLLADKISPTTNAQYLKGL, from the coding sequence GTGGATAAAAGCCAATTTGAACTACTGGCACCGGGTGGTGATGCTGAATCAATTAAAGCTGCGATTGTTGCAGGTGCTGATGCTGTCTATTGTGGACTGAACCGCTTTAACGCCCGTAATCGCGCTACCAACCTTACCCTTGATGAGCTGAATGAAGTGGTTAATATCGCTCATCAGCACCACTGTAAGATCTTTGTTACCTTAAACATCATTATCATGGAGTCGGAAATCGCCGCACTGGTGCGCATGCTTAACACCCTGCTGAAAACCGAAATTGACGGGGTGATTTTTCAGGACCTTGGTCTGGCTTATATTCTCAAGCACTATTATCCGCAGCTTGATATTCATGCGTCTACTCAGCTTAATACCCATAACGAAGGTCAAATCCAGCTGCTTAAGCAATTTGGTTCCAGCCGGGTAAACCTGTCCAGAGAACTGAATATCAATGAAATCACCCGTCTGGCGCAGTTCGGTCATCAGCATGATGTCCTGATGGAAGTGTTTGTTCACGGTTCTTACTGTATCGGTTTTTCCGGTCTTTGCTATGTCAGCTCTGTTCGCAACGGTGCATCCGGTAACCGTGGCAGATGCAGTCAGCCATGCCGTGATGAGTTTCAGCTGACCGAAGCCGGTGTTCGTCACCCTCTGAATATGAAAGATAACTCAGCCTTCGCTGATCTTAAGCAACTGGCAGATGCGGGTGTCTATTCGCTGAAAGTAGAGGGCAGGATTAAGGGCTCTCACTATGTTTATACTGTGGTTGATAACTGGCGCAGACAGATAGACAGCCTGTGCGAAGAAGACAGCTTGCTTGAAGATACAAAAGAGCTGTATACCGTCTACAACCGCGATTTTTCAGATGGTTACCTTCAGGGCGAGATCAGCAAAGAGATGTATATCGACAATCCGCGGGATAATTCGGTTCAGCACTTTGTCGATCTGACCGGAGACGATGTATCAGAGGTGAAGCAGAAGCTGTATGACGATAAAACCGCGATTATCAAAACCGTAGAGAACCGACTGGCGACGCTTAAGGTGGATGAATCACTGACGGGCGCTGAGTTTGCTCAGCGCAAAGGCGTTCATGAAACCGTTATTCTTGATGCATTAAAAGCCGGTGAGAAAAAGCAAGTGCAGCCTGAGCTGTCAGTGCTGATTTCATCAAAAGAGGATATTGCCAGTGCGCTTCAAAGTGGCGCAGATGTTTTCTACCAGTTGCCGGATGGTCTTGATTATTACTTTGCACAGATGGAAGAACTGCTTCGCAGTAACCCTCAATTGACCCCTTGGTTCTCGGCAGTGCTAATTGACAAAGATTATGATGCCGCCGTGCGTTTGCTAAGCGAAATTAAGCCAAAGCAGATTGTAACCAATAATCTGGGAATAGGCTGGGCGGCGTTTGAGCTGGGCATTGACTGGATCGCCGGGCCTCAGCTGAATATCGCCAACTCATTTGCTTTAAAAGCGCTGAAAGAGGAGTTTAACTGCTCTGGCGCATTTATCTCCAACGAGATCAATAAAAGACAGATGGAAAGGCTGGTAACGCCGGAAGATTTCAGGTTATACCACAGCATTTACCATCCAATTGCGGTGATGACCAGCAGGCAGTGCCTGTTCCAGCAAAGCATCGGCTGTAAGAAAAAGAAAATTAACAGAGGCTGTCTGCCAAGATGCAACAAGCATACATCCATCATCAACCTGAAGGACTCTGCTTATATTATTGACAAGCAGAAGGGTGAATATAATTGCATTTACAGCCAGCACCATTTTATGAATACACAGGTTGTTGAAGAGCTTCCGGAGCTGTTTAGCGACTACCTGATTGATCTCAGAAATATTCAGACTGAAACCAGTGTTAAGGCTGATAAGCCAGAGATTATTGCGATTTTCCGTGAGTTGATCACAGGCAATGCCGAAGCCGGGAAGTTGCTAGCAGATAAGATTTCTCCCACCACTAATGCACAATACCTAAAAGGTCTGTAA
- a CDS encoding IS110 family transposase translates to MKYSTVIAIDLAKSVFQVCKMNFDGKIIFNREMSRKKLLEFLAREKATLVAMESCSTTNYWARYAKEQGHEVKAIAPRRAAAFRQGQKTDANDAIAIAIAATQSQIKSCRIPTVEEQCQQSIVHMRDLLVRQKVSISNQLRSYLLEFGIPITKGDKALREAIPYVLEDADNGLTGQFRACLSQMYEQFINLIEQVEAFTQQLQQSIAQDKVCRRLQALEGVGPVCSVLLKVALGQAEHFSKGREASACLGLTPVQHSSGGKQKIGSIAKKCGHNMLRSALFRGALTVVCKLEKREARTGKEQWLKDLTTRRGKKVAAIALANKTVRTALAMIKSDEEYKPQPLVA, encoded by the coding sequence ATGAAATATTCTACCGTTATTGCTATTGACCTTGCAAAGAGTGTTTTTCAGGTCTGTAAGATGAATTTCGATGGCAAGATTATTTTTAATCGAGAAATGAGCCGTAAGAAACTGCTGGAATTTTTAGCCAGGGAAAAAGCAACACTGGTAGCAATGGAGTCATGCAGTACAACCAACTATTGGGCTCGATATGCTAAAGAGCAAGGGCATGAAGTGAAGGCTATTGCCCCACGTCGGGCAGCTGCATTCAGGCAGGGCCAAAAAACCGATGCCAATGACGCTATTGCCATTGCTATCGCAGCTACGCAATCTCAAATAAAATCCTGTCGCATACCAACCGTTGAAGAGCAGTGTCAGCAATCCATCGTTCATATGCGAGATCTACTGGTTAGGCAGAAGGTAAGTATAAGTAATCAACTGCGTTCCTATTTACTGGAGTTTGGCATTCCGATCACTAAAGGTGATAAAGCATTGAGAGAAGCCATTCCTTATGTTCTTGAGGACGCTGATAACGGATTAACCGGCCAGTTTAGAGCTTGCCTGAGTCAGATGTATGAGCAGTTTATAAATTTGATAGAGCAAGTAGAAGCTTTTACACAACAACTACAGCAGTCAATAGCGCAAGATAAAGTGTGCAGGCGGTTACAAGCTCTGGAGGGGGTTGGCCCAGTATGCTCAGTTTTATTAAAAGTAGCGTTAGGCCAGGCAGAGCATTTTAGTAAGGGTAGAGAAGCTTCAGCTTGTCTGGGGTTAACACCCGTTCAACACAGTAGTGGTGGTAAACAGAAAATAGGTTCTATCGCTAAAAAGTGTGGTCACAACATGTTGCGTAGTGCACTCTTTCGAGGAGCCTTAACAGTTGTGTGTAAACTGGAAAAACGAGAAGCCCGGACAGGAAAAGAGCAATGGCTTAAAGATCTGACCACAAGGCGAGGCAAAAAAGTTGCAGCTATTGCTTTGGCAAATAAAACGGTGAGAACGGCTCTTGCCATGATAAAAAGTGATGAGGAATATAAGCCACAACCACTTGTGGCTTAA
- a CDS encoding mannitol-1-phosphate 5-dehydrogenase has product MKALHFGAGNIGRGFIGKLLADAGIEVTFADVNEAVVNGLIERNEYPVKVVGADCVVEKVTGVTAINSMDPKLADFVSEVDMITTAVGPTVLKIIAKTLAEGLEKRIAAGITTPLNIIACENMVRGTTQLKEAVFELLSDEAKAKVEELVGFVDSAVDRIVPPAEAGETDPLAVTVETFSEWIVDQTQFKGEIPDIAGMECTDNLMAFVERKLFTLNTGHCVTAYLGNIAGQNTIREAIEDDAIRSEVKKAMEESGEVLINRYGFEREKHAAYIEKILGRFANPYLVDEVDRVGRQPIRKLGAADRLIKPLLGTIEYSTANDTLLKGVAAALKYTNADDPQAVELQDSLANAGVKATLAKYTGLAEDCAEVAKVEALYSEL; this is encoded by the coding sequence ATGAAAGCATTGCATTTTGGTGCCGGCAACATTGGCCGTGGATTCATCGGTAAGCTACTAGCAGATGCAGGAATTGAAGTTACATTTGCTGATGTAAACGAAGCAGTTGTAAACGGACTAATCGAAAGAAACGAATATCCGGTAAAAGTTGTAGGTGCAGATTGCGTAGTAGAAAAAGTAACGGGTGTTACTGCAATCAACTCAATGGATCCTAAGCTGGCAGACTTCGTCTCTGAAGTAGACATGATCACAACAGCGGTTGGTCCTACTGTTCTTAAGATCATTGCGAAAACTCTGGCAGAAGGCCTTGAAAAGCGTATCGCTGCAGGCATCACTACTCCACTGAACATCATCGCTTGTGAAAACATGGTTCGTGGTACGACTCAGCTTAAAGAAGCGGTATTTGAACTGCTGTCTGACGAAGCAAAAGCGAAAGTTGAAGAACTAGTTGGTTTTGTAGACTCAGCGGTTGACCGTATCGTACCACCGGCAGAAGCAGGTGAAACTGACCCGCTGGCTGTTACTGTTGAAACCTTCAGCGAGTGGATCGTAGACCAGACTCAGTTCAAGGGCGAAATCCCGGACATCGCAGGTATGGAATGTACTGACAACCTGATGGCGTTTGTTGAGCGTAAGCTGTTCACTCTGAACACTGGTCACTGTGTGACTGCTTACCTTGGTAACATCGCAGGTCAGAACACTATCCGTGAAGCTATCGAAGACGACGCTATCCGCAGCGAAGTTAAGAAAGCGATGGAAGAGAGTGGCGAAGTGCTGATCAACCGTTACGGTTTTGAGCGCGAAAAACACGCAGCTTACATCGAAAAAATCCTTGGCCGTTTCGCAAACCCTTACCTGGTTGACGAAGTTGACCGTGTAGGCCGCCAGCCTATCCGTAAGCTTGGCGCTGCTGACCGTCTGATCAAGCCTCTGCTTGGCACTATCGAGTACAGCACTGCTAACGATACTCTGCTTAAGGGTGTGGCTGCGGCTCTGAAATACACCAACGCTGATGATCCTCAGGCAGTTGAACTGCAAGACTCTCTTGCAAACGCTGGCGTAAAAGCAACTCTGGCTAAGTACACAGGTCTTGCAGAAGACTGTGCTGAAGTAGCTAAAGTTGAAGCGCTTTACAGCGAGCTTTAA
- a CDS encoding PTS mannitol transporter subunit IICBA — protein sequence MLSPEAKVKVQNFGRFLSNMVMPNIGAFIAWGFITALFIPTGWLPNETLASMVGPMIKYLLPVLIGYTGGKMVGGDRGAVVGAVTTMGVIVGTDIPMFMGAMIVGPLGGLAIKKFDAAIHGKVKSGFEMLVNNFSAGIIGMIMAILAYVVVGPAVKVLSDALAAGVNVLVDTGVLPLTSIFVEPAKILFLNNAINHGIFSPLGIQQSEEVGRSIFFLIEANPGPGLGLLLAYMAFGKGSAKQSAAGASIIHFLGGIHEIYFPYVLMNPRLILAVMAGGMTGVAVNVMFDSGLVSPASPGSIFAVLLMTPKAAFVGVILSVIASAAVSFFVASFLMKTQKQTDDEESLEAAQNQMSDMKASSKGAVAEADVNMAEVRKIIVACDAGMGSSAMGAGLLRKKVEAANLNIEVTNLAINNLPGDVDIVVTHQDLTDRARKHAAQAKHLSLSNFLDGDLYDRLVAELVAAQQGGAAQPAAAPAQEAPAAAEEEKTLKLTKDNIILGMKASSKEEAIKFAGEKLVELGNVAPEYVAGMMAREELVSTYLGESIAVPHGTIEAKQYVKKTGIVFCQYPEGIQWGEDEDDKAIMVIGIAAQGDEHIQVITAITNSLDDDEAVECLKTTTDPEDVLRILNA from the coding sequence ATGTTATCACCAGAAGCGAAGGTTAAGGTACAAAATTTCGGCCGTTTCCTTTCAAATATGGTAATGCCTAACATCGGCGCATTCATTGCGTGGGGTTTCATTACTGCACTATTCATTCCAACTGGTTGGTTGCCAAACGAAACTCTGGCAAGCATGGTTGGTCCTATGATCAAATATCTGCTGCCAGTACTTATCGGTTACACCGGTGGTAAAATGGTTGGTGGCGACCGCGGTGCTGTAGTGGGTGCTGTAACCACTATGGGTGTTATCGTTGGTACTGACATCCCAATGTTTATGGGTGCAATGATTGTTGGTCCTCTTGGTGGTCTTGCAATCAAGAAATTTGACGCTGCAATTCACGGTAAAGTGAAGTCAGGCTTCGAAATGCTGGTTAACAACTTCTCTGCCGGTATCATCGGTATGATCATGGCAATCCTTGCTTATGTTGTTGTTGGTCCTGCAGTTAAAGTACTGTCTGATGCTCTTGCAGCAGGCGTAAACGTACTGGTTGACACTGGCGTACTTCCTCTGACTTCTATTTTCGTAGAGCCAGCGAAGATCCTGTTCCTGAACAACGCAATCAACCACGGTATTTTCTCTCCACTGGGTATCCAGCAGTCTGAAGAAGTTGGTCGTTCTATCTTCTTCCTGATTGAAGCTAACCCAGGTCCTGGTCTTGGTCTTCTACTTGCTTACATGGCATTTGGTAAAGGCTCTGCTAAACAGTCTGCAGCTGGTGCATCTATCATCCACTTCCTGGGTGGTATCCACGAAATTTACTTCCCATACGTACTGATGAACCCACGTCTAATCCTTGCTGTAATGGCGGGTGGTATGACTGGTGTTGCTGTAAACGTAATGTTTGACTCTGGTCTGGTTTCTCCAGCATCTCCAGGTTCAATCTTTGCAGTACTACTGATGACTCCTAAAGCTGCATTCGTAGGCGTAATCCTGTCAGTAATCGCATCTGCTGCTGTATCTTTCTTCGTGGCTTCGTTCCTGATGAAAACTCAGAAGCAAACTGACGATGAAGAGTCTCTGGAAGCGGCACAAAACCAGATGTCTGACATGAAAGCTTCTTCTAAAGGCGCAGTTGCTGAAGCAGACGTAAACATGGCTGAAGTTCGCAAGATCATCGTAGCATGTGACGCTGGTATGGGTTCAAGTGCAATGGGTGCTGGTCTTCTTCGCAAGAAAGTTGAAGCGGCTAACCTGAACATTGAAGTAACTAACCTGGCAATCAACAACCTGCCTGGCGATGTAGACATCGTTGTTACTCACCAGGACCTGACTGACCGTGCACGTAAGCACGCAGCACAAGCTAAGCACCTGTCTCTGTCTAACTTCCTTGATGGTGACCTGTACGACCGACTAGTTGCAGAACTGGTAGCAGCTCAGCAAGGTGGCGCAGCACAACCAGCAGCAGCTCCTGCACAAGAAGCTCCTGCAGCAGCGGAAGAAGAGAAAACTCTTAAGCTGACTAAAGACAATATCATCCTTGGTATGAAAGCTTCATCTAAAGAAGAAGCTATCAAGTTTGCTGGTGAAAAACTGGTTGAACTTGGCAATGTAGCACCAGAGTACGTAGCCGGCATGATGGCTCGTGAAGAACTGGTATCTACTTACCTGGGCGAATCAATCGCGGTACCACACGGTACTATCGAAGCTAAGCAGTATGTTAAGAAAACCGGCATCGTGTTCTGCCAGTACCCAGAGGGTATCCAGTGGGGCGAAGATGAAGATGATAAAGCTATCATGGTTATCGGCATCGCTGCACAAGGTGATGAACACATTCAAGTTATCACCGCTATCACAAATTCACTTGATGACGACGAAGCTGTTGAGTGTTTGAAGACAACAACTGATCCGGAAGATGTTCTTCGAATCCTTAACGCGTAA
- a CDS encoding amino acid racemase has protein sequence MNKKLGILGGMGPMATIDFARRILDKSPALSDQEHIPMIISNNPAIPDRTRCILSNGENPLQMMLNNLQSLLVSGATKIVIPCNTAHYWLGKLQESKEASFISIIDTVAGEAQKRKMKSVAIMATDATIQTGIYKDAILKRGMTPVHPDSLDQEKIMAGIYAVKSGRIDEGKSLMLPIYEKLINQGCDGVILGCTEIPLAFESLTELYKAKALDSLDILAQQCVDYYYYQA, from the coding sequence ATGAACAAAAAACTGGGAATACTAGGCGGAATGGGCCCAATGGCCACAATAGACTTTGCAAGACGAATCTTAGATAAAAGCCCGGCACTTTCCGACCAGGAACATATTCCCATGATCATATCGAATAATCCTGCGATCCCTGACCGCACCCGATGCATTTTAAGTAATGGGGAAAACCCGCTGCAAATGATGCTCAACAATCTGCAAAGCCTGCTGGTTTCAGGTGCAACCAAAATCGTAATACCCTGTAATACCGCGCATTACTGGTTAGGAAAACTTCAGGAGTCAAAAGAGGCGTCTTTTATCAGCATCATAGATACGGTTGCTGGCGAAGCTCAGAAAAGAAAGATGAAGTCTGTTGCCATTATGGCCACTGATGCAACAATTCAGACCGGTATCTATAAAGATGCCATCCTGAAAAGAGGTATGACTCCGGTTCATCCGGACAGCCTTGATCAGGAGAAAATAATGGCAGGTATCTATGCCGTAAAATCAGGGCGCATAGATGAAGGGAAATCGCTAATGTTACCGATTTACGAGAAGCTAATTAACCAAGGATGTGATGGTGTGATCCTGGGTTGCACGGAAATCCCGCTTGCATTTGAGTCACTAACGGAGCTGTATAAGGCTAAGGCACTGGACTCACTGGACATTCTTGCGCAGCAATGTGTCGATTATTACTACTACCAGGCATAA
- a CDS encoding LysE family translocator: MSFEGAITFFVAIFVFSVTPGPGVFAMLARALVHGSRSCLALALGMVASDVVYLIMACFGLATIAENWSEVFVVIRYVGAAYLIYLGYKMFKTLPAAKQTIESEPQKLREISNIAGFTQGFLISASNPKVILFYIAFLPTFIDLTVLQAQDIALAASLASVALTLGLMLIAYGAARASQLLKTPVAHRRLNRSAGGIMILAGTYLAVSR, from the coding sequence ATGTCTTTTGAGGGAGCAATTACCTTTTTTGTGGCCATTTTTGTATTCAGCGTGACTCCGGGGCCGGGAGTGTTTGCGATGTTGGCGCGAGCACTGGTGCATGGTTCAAGGAGCTGCCTGGCTCTGGCACTTGGTATGGTAGCCAGTGATGTGGTTTATCTGATCATGGCCTGTTTTGGTCTGGCGACGATTGCCGAAAACTGGTCTGAGGTATTTGTGGTTATCCGCTACGTGGGCGCGGCTTATCTTATCTATCTTGGCTATAAGATGTTTAAAACCCTGCCTGCTGCAAAACAGACCATTGAGTCTGAACCGCAAAAGCTTCGCGAGATTTCCAATATTGCAGGCTTTACTCAGGGTTTTCTGATTTCGGCTTCAAACCCTAAGGTGATCCTTTTCTATATTGCCTTTTTACCGACCTTTATCGATCTGACTGTGCTGCAGGCGCAGGATATAGCACTGGCGGCTTCACTGGCTTCTGTGGCGTTAACACTTGGTCTTATGCTGATTGCTTATGGTGCTGCGCGCGCTTCTCAGTTGTTAAAGACGCCAGTGGCGCACAGAAGATTAAATCGCAGTGCTGGTGGAATTATGATTCTGGCAGGGACTTATCTGGCGGTGAGTAGGTAG
- a CDS encoding LysR substrate-binding domain-containing protein has product MVNIETKWLQDFLVLAELRNFSRAAEERNVTQSAFSRRIQALENAVGCQLFDRSVTPIALTQNGKAFRTSARSLTVQLEYELDKLSDLSVLGNQKVSLVAGHSIATDILPGLRFNLFADEKDIILDVRAIDVDDAVKMLEEGACDIVLSYRNPELLTEPYLHYKLGDSKNYCVCVPDAKGLPKYPLSETELMPLIMHSTSSYMGRLTKEVSNLYPLKPVFSSSMTDLVKALILKGEGLGWLPEYAIEKELEQGQLIILDEERTTLSTEIFAYRSETRLHAAGERVWKHICQSSAQKNTP; this is encoded by the coding sequence ATGGTGAATATTGAGACTAAGTGGTTGCAGGATTTTTTGGTGTTGGCGGAGTTGCGGAATTTTTCCAGGGCGGCGGAGGAGAGGAATGTTACTCAGTCAGCGTTTAGCCGCAGGATTCAGGCTCTGGAGAATGCGGTGGGGTGTCAGCTGTTTGATCGTAGTGTTACGCCGATAGCACTGACTCAGAATGGGAAGGCATTTCGTACCAGTGCCCGCAGTCTGACAGTACAGCTGGAATATGAGCTGGATAAGCTGAGCGATCTTTCTGTGCTTGGTAACCAGAAGGTGAGTCTGGTGGCCGGGCATTCCATTGCTACCGATATCTTACCGGGGCTGCGGTTTAATCTTTTTGCTGATGAGAAAGATATCATTTTGGATGTAAGAGCCATTGACGTGGATGATGCGGTAAAAATGCTGGAAGAGGGCGCCTGCGATATCGTTTTAAGTTATCGTAATCCGGAACTGTTAACAGAGCCCTATTTGCATTATAAACTCGGAGATTCAAAGAACTACTGCGTGTGTGTGCCGGACGCAAAAGGCCTGCCTAAGTATCCGTTATCTGAGACTGAACTTATGCCGCTGATTATGCATTCAACATCAAGCTATATGGGAAGGCTGACAAAAGAGGTCAGCAACCTTTATCCGTTAAAGCCGGTTTTTTCATCATCAATGACAGATCTTGTTAAGGCGTTGATTCTTAAGGGCGAAGGGCTGGGCTGGTTGCCTGAATATGCCATTGAGAAAGAACTGGAACAGGGGCAGCTTATTATTCTTGATGAGGAGCGGACAACACTGTCCACCGAAATCTTCGCATACCGCTCTGAAACCAGGCTGCATGCGGCAGGAGAGAGGGTGTGGAAGCATATCTGCCAGAGTTCGGCGCAAAAAAATACGCCATAA
- a CDS encoding DUF1566 domain-containing protein: MNISHQLNLNRIVIGLALIAGGLSSSGLQANTTQEAQKLTFAVVDTNQSECLGVNDSLATCPAPGDTGYGQDSQYKGFQPSYGNNGNGTVTDNNTRLMWTRSIDINGDGKISVADKMSYDEAAVYAKTLALAGHTDWRVPTIKELYSLILFDGQDPSGLNGVKGDVAIMPFIDHRYFGFNSGDTKSGERLIDAQYLSSTKYVSTTMRGDETVFGVNFIDGRIKGYGMKSPRGNEAKKFYVLFVRGNTDYGINDFADNQNGSITDKATGLIWQKDDSQMAMNWPSALSYCENLSLAGTTNWRLPNAKELESIVDYSRSPETSNSASINPLFKTTSIVNEAGKLDYAYYWTGTTHKNLRNSKNAAYIAFGRSLGYMGGNWLDVHGAGSQRSDPKVSTGQDYSKGHGPQGDSVRVNNYVRCVTDSHTAFEQNPQTTVRDSKIYTLTGSESTGEKALGKMMKGKSDLPGMGMDSRRPGSGNSLLSMMDRNGDGKLSRDEVKGPLARDFDRLDKNRDGYLDASEIPEPPGGGKGRRK; encoded by the coding sequence ATGAACATCAGCCATCAATTAAATCTCAACAGGATTGTTATTGGCCTTGCACTGATTGCAGGCGGGCTTAGCTCATCAGGTCTGCAGGCGAATACAACACAAGAAGCGCAAAAGCTGACTTTCGCTGTCGTCGATACTAATCAGTCCGAATGCCTGGGTGTTAATGATTCGCTGGCCACTTGTCCGGCGCCCGGAGATACGGGTTACGGGCAGGACTCTCAGTACAAAGGGTTTCAGCCAAGCTACGGTAACAACGGCAATGGCACAGTAACGGACAATAATACCCGCCTGATGTGGACCCGCTCCATTGATATCAACGGAGACGGGAAAATAAGCGTTGCGGATAAGATGAGCTACGATGAGGCTGCGGTTTATGCAAAAACTCTGGCTCTGGCTGGTCACACAGACTGGCGCGTCCCGACGATTAAAGAGCTTTATTCTCTTATCCTGTTCGACGGCCAGGACCCAAGCGGGCTTAATGGTGTTAAGGGCGATGTTGCCATTATGCCTTTTATCGACCACAGGTATTTCGGTTTTAATTCTGGTGATACCAAGTCAGGTGAGAGACTGATTGATGCCCAGTACCTGAGCAGCACCAAATACGTTTCTACCACTATGAGGGGGGATGAAACTGTCTTTGGCGTAAACTTTATCGATGGCCGCATCAAAGGCTATGGAATGAAATCCCCCCGCGGCAATGAAGCGAAAAAGTTCTACGTTCTGTTTGTGCGCGGTAATACCGACTACGGCATCAATGACTTTGCTGACAATCAGAACGGCAGCATAACTGACAAGGCAACCGGGTTGATCTGGCAGAAGGATGACAGCCAGATGGCAATGAACTGGCCTTCTGCACTTTCCTATTGTGAAAACCTGTCCCTGGCCGGTACGACTAACTGGCGCTTACCAAATGCAAAAGAGCTTGAATCCATTGTTGACTACAGCCGTTCTCCTGAAACCAGCAATAGCGCTTCGATAAACCCTTTGTTTAAAACCACATCTATCGTCAACGAAGCAGGAAAGCTGGATTATGCCTATTACTGGACTGGTACCACTCATAAAAATCTACGCAATAGCAAAAATGCTGCTTATATTGCTTTTGGCCGCTCACTTGGTTACATGGGTGGTAATTGGCTGGATGTTCATGGGGCGGGATCTCAGAGAAGTGATCCAAAAGTCAGTACCGGGCAGGATTATTCTAAGGGGCACGGGCCTCAGGGTGATTCGGTAAGAGTGAACAACTATGTTCGTTGTGTGACCGATAGTCATACCGCTTTCGAGCAAAATCCGCAAACCACTGTTCGTGATTCAAAGATCTATACGCTGACAGGAAGCGAATCAACGGGTGAAAAAGCTTTGGGTAAAATGATGAAAGGCAAGAGTGATCTTCCCGGGATGGGGATGGATTCCAGACGCCCCGGCTCTGGTAACAGCCTGCTTTCCATGATGGACAGAAACGGTGACGGCAAGTTGTCCAGAGATGAAGTAAAAGGCCCTCTGGCACGGGATTTTGACAGGCTGGATAAGAACCGTGACGGGTATCTTGATGCTTCGGAAATACCTGAGCCTCCTGGTGGCGGGAAAGGCCGAAGGAAGTAA